From a region of the Acidobacteriota bacterium genome:
- a CDS encoding beta-galactosidase, with translation MLGVIGNKFSIGKETYQPFAAELHYFRIDKRHWSICFERIKRAGFRIIATAVPWNIHQDDSKHIDFNGFNDPRKDLIVFLELAREFGFKVILRPGPWVGGQLRHGGLPKFLFNDIKVFARDAQGREIKLPDSYGVEGGFLPSYMHKTFQFHLRSFFRALIETTKNYVHPRGPVFMVELDYETSFGRILQPDGADFNQDVLSAYYGPFLESIYEDIKKLNARYRERNADFAGVEPPRQVAGLALKDYPKVLDWFRFREHMLRQYLEILEDIFKSYTVEPLFFRSLYFQSGDLLPAFNLVPDDRSPFLGGNVFPEGTYFDLVNKARFLKAEYGFAFATSFTSGIASSDPEREREISPLKPNVRRFYFAAGLAAGFKGLNHYMFVDRDHWYGAPLHNDGTVSEGYETAKNFNLAISSVGFEEMDARPEIAVLGNRLYYWLRETEGAKQFEYIRRLMGESVVGFCRDLLRLKLPYGIRENREWDTMSQFKLLFVPTAEIMAQRDQEALVELAKSGVTLVLCGLMPKYDENFRDCQVLANHFRIKTTVDCRIGTIAHKTDSFISNVYGSIRSVDDAKVRKLCRSENKIVGVCSTRAKGHVYMFSFDVASGGNHKKLSFVESILAGEKITSYVQCNDPSVDVSFQMGAKKGILFVVVPPPGELSDGLDSQRKEVIVQADLKRLGFSAAKLKLTNILQGEEAKPIRTTAHDLKVGMPLEVDYPDGLIFLVEKR, from the coding sequence ATGCTTGGAGTCATCGGTAACAAGTTCTCGATTGGCAAAGAAACGTACCAGCCCTTCGCGGCGGAACTGCATTATTTCAGAATCGACAAGCGGCACTGGTCCATCTGCTTTGAGCGGATCAAGCGAGCCGGATTCCGTATAATTGCCACCGCCGTGCCCTGGAATATTCACCAGGACGACTCCAAGCACATCGATTTCAACGGCTTTAATGATCCCCGTAAAGACCTCATCGTCTTTTTAGAGCTGGCCCGAGAGTTCGGCTTTAAGGTGATTCTCCGGCCCGGCCCCTGGGTGGGCGGACAACTAAGGCATGGAGGTCTGCCGAAGTTTCTGTTTAACGACATCAAGGTCTTTGCTCGTGATGCCCAGGGTCGGGAAATCAAGCTGCCGGACAGTTACGGGGTGGAAGGCGGCTTCCTGCCCAGTTACATGCACAAGACTTTTCAGTTTCACCTCAGGAGCTTTTTTCGGGCCCTGATTGAAACGACCAAGAACTATGTCCACCCGAGAGGTCCGGTATTCATGGTAGAGCTCGACTACGAGACTTCGTTCGGGCGGATACTCCAGCCGGACGGCGCTGACTTCAATCAGGATGTCCTTTCTGCCTACTACGGGCCGTTTCTCGAATCGATCTACGAGGATATCAAGAAGCTCAATGCCAGGTATCGGGAGAGAAATGCCGACTTTGCCGGCGTAGAGCCCCCCAGGCAGGTAGCAGGCCTGGCCCTGAAGGACTACCCCAAGGTGCTTGACTGGTTTCGCTTTCGTGAGCACATGCTCAGACAGTACCTCGAAATACTGGAAGATATTTTCAAATCCTATACGGTCGAGCCGCTCTTTTTCCGGTCGCTCTATTTTCAGTCCGGTGACCTGCTGCCGGCCTTCAACCTCGTTCCTGACGACAGATCACCCTTTCTGGGCGGCAATGTCTTCCCCGAAGGCACCTATTTCGACCTGGTGAACAAGGCGCGGTTTCTCAAGGCCGAGTATGGTTTTGCCTTTGCAACCTCCTTTACTTCCGGCATTGCCTCGTCCGACCCGGAGCGCGAGAGAGAGATATCACCCCTGAAGCCCAATGTGCGCCGGTTCTACTTCGCGGCCGGCCTAGCGGCCGGTTTCAAAGGGCTGAATCACTACATGTTTGTTGACCGGGACCACTGGTACGGGGCTCCGTTGCACAACGACGGTACGGTCTCGGAGGGTTACGAGACGGCCAAGAACTTCAATCTGGCCATCTCCTCGGTCGGGTTTGAAGAGATGGATGCCCGCCCTGAGATCGCTGTTCTCGGCAATCGTCTGTATTACTGGCTTCGCGAGACGGAGGGAGCCAAGCAGTTCGAGTACATTCGTCGCCTTATGGGCGAGTCCGTTGTCGGTTTCTGCCGGGATCTGCTGCGGCTCAAGCTGCCGTACGGTATTCGTGAGAACCGTGAATGGGACACCATGAGCCAGTTCAAGCTGCTCTTCGTTCCGACCGCCGAGATTATGGCTCAGAGGGATCAGGAAGCCCTGGTCGAACTGGCCAAATCCGGCGTCACCCTCGTGCTGTGCGGTCTTATGCCGAAGTACGATGAGAATTTCAGGGACTGTCAGGTGTTGGCCAATCACTTCCGCATCAAGACGACGGTTGACTGCCGGATCGGGACGATCGCGCACAAAACTGATTCGTTCATCAGCAACGTGTACGGCTCCATTCGCTCCGTCGACGACGCCAAGGTCAGGAAACTGTGCAGATCGGAGAACAAGATCGTAGGCGTCTGTTCCACCCGGGCCAAGGGACATGTTTACATGTTCAGCTTCGACGTCGCCTCCGGTGGAAATCACAAGAAGCTCTCCTTTGTGGAGTCGATCCTGGCCGGAGAGAAAATCACCAGCTACGTTCAGTGCAATGACCCCTCGGTGGATGTCTCCTTTCAAATGGGTGCCAAAAAGGGCATTCTGTTCGTGGTTGTGCCCCCCCCGGGAGAACTGTCGGACGGTCTGGATTCCCAGCGCAAGGAAGTGATTGTCCAGGCGGACCTCAAACGGCTCGGTTTCTCCGCTGCTAAGCTCAAGCTGACCAACATCCTGCAAGGCGAAGAGGCCAAGCCCATCAGGACCACCGCCCACGATCTCAAAGTCGGTATGCCGTTGGAGGTTGACTACCCCGATGGTCTCATTTTCCTGGTTGAGAAGCGGTAG
- a CDS encoding T9SS type A sorting domain-containing protein has product MSIDTVTNLWNVDTLKAGETHKVYIHLTNFSSFSYNVSNGFVVYSPDGAGWSGLAGGFLPTLTKADNFDVVYSINVFDTDGSRDSVGFAGAAGADGDALFITFDDTAWTVTFTTSIEDTTKTICIDSCGFDPTNTWSWAPRPSGTKIKPDWSGPYCWTLYNVVTDVPDGAAPLPDKFALAQNYPNPFNPKTAIKFDVPYETHVKLTVFNMLGQEVITLVDEVVPPQFGKQVEWDGRSASGRTVASGVYFYKLETDSFVQTRKMALLK; this is encoded by the coding sequence GTGTCGATTGATACAGTGACTAATCTCTGGAACGTCGACACGCTTAAAGCCGGCGAAACCCACAAGGTATACATCCATCTGACCAACTTCAGTAGCTTCAGCTACAACGTCTCCAACGGTTTTGTCGTCTACTCGCCTGATGGCGCCGGTTGGTCCGGTCTTGCAGGCGGCTTTCTCCCGACGCTGACCAAGGCTGATAATTTCGATGTCGTTTACTCAATCAACGTCTTCGATACTGATGGTAGCAGGGACTCGGTCGGTTTCGCCGGCGCCGCGGGGGCGGATGGGGACGCGCTTTTTATAACCTTCGACGACACCGCGTGGACAGTGACCTTTACTACAAGCATCGAGGATACTACCAAGACAATCTGCATCGACAGTTGTGGTTTTGATCCGACTAACACATGGTCCTGGGCGCCTCGCCCCTCGGGCACGAAGATCAAACCGGACTGGTCGGGGCCGTATTGCTGGACGCTGTACAACGTTGTCACGGATGTACCTGACGGCGCGGCACCGCTGCCGGACAAATTCGCGCTGGCTCAGAACTATCCCAACCCCTTCAACCCCAAGACGGCCATAAAGTTTGACGTGCCGTATGAGACCCACGTCAAGCTGACCGTTTTCAACATGCTGGGCCAGGAGGTCATTACCCTGGTGGACGAGGTAGTGCCGCCGCAATTCGGCAAGCAGGTTGAATGGGACGGCCGTTCGGCTAGCGGCCGAACAGTGGCTTCAGGTGTGTATTTCTACAAGCTGGAGACCGACTCGTTCGTGCAGACCAGAAAGATGGCATTGCTCAAGTAA
- the ggt gene encoding gamma-glutamyltransferase: MLLAAVTLACNSVNVSPLYRHGAVATTSPVASEVGRQVFIDGGNAYDVAVAVGFALAVAYPQAGNLGGGGFAVVRDGRSGRIQALDFRETAPGSADETMYLDDTGAVIPGLSTYGARACGVPGSVAGLYELWRDRGALEWSDLVLRAARLADTGFLIDEFLAGALSSYRVELSSFPETAAIFLPGGALLKPGDRLVQKDLARTLYRIAEEGPGAFYQGPIAVLIDSCMRRHGGLITLSDLQSYVPVWREPVHFVFDSLDVYSSPPPSSGGIAVGQILTLLEPYDFSRYNPASPEYMHLFCEASRLVFADRAEHLGDPGFYDVPEGLVSEAYLAARRELIQAGRAGSSQNVAAGRPPHGESDETTHYSVCDGDGNMVAVTTTINTSFGSKLVVEGAGFLLNNEMDDFAIKPGFANTYGLVGSEANKIEPGKRMLSSMAPTLVLRQGEPFLITGSPGGSRIITTVAQSILNYTRFGLPLADAIARPRFHHQWLPDVVYLEEGGYDVAVMQTLIKYGHNLEERSAYGDLQMIAVDAGGFMQAASDPRQGGAPAGY, encoded by the coding sequence TTGCTCCTGGCAGCAGTCACCCTGGCCTGCAATTCCGTCAATGTCAGCCCGCTGTACCGGCATGGGGCTGTCGCGACCACCTCGCCGGTCGCCTCTGAAGTCGGACGCCAGGTGTTCATCGACGGCGGTAACGCCTATGACGTTGCCGTGGCGGTGGGGTTTGCGCTGGCCGTTGCTTACCCGCAGGCGGGCAATCTTGGGGGCGGCGGCTTTGCCGTGGTGCGCGACGGCCGTTCCGGCCGGATTCAAGCTCTGGATTTCCGCGAAACCGCCCCCGGTTCCGCCGACGAAACCATGTACTTGGACGATACCGGTGCAGTCATACCCGGCCTGTCCACCTATGGGGCCAGGGCCTGTGGCGTGCCCGGAAGCGTAGCCGGTCTTTACGAACTCTGGAGAGATCGCGGCGCTCTGGAGTGGTCCGATCTCGTCCTGAGGGCGGCCCGGTTGGCCGATACAGGCTTTCTTATCGATGAATTCCTGGCTGGGGCTCTAAGCTCTTATCGTGTCGAACTCTCCAGCTTTCCGGAGACGGCGGCGATCTTTCTGCCCGGCGGGGCCCTGTTGAAACCCGGGGACAGGCTGGTGCAGAAAGACCTGGCCCGAACCCTGTATCGGATAGCCGAGGAGGGCCCGGGCGCCTTCTACCAGGGTCCCATTGCCGTCCTCATAGACTCCTGCATGCGCCGTCACGGGGGCCTGATCACCCTGTCCGACCTGCAGAGCTACGTTCCGGTCTGGCGGGAGCCGGTTCACTTCGTATTTGACTCCCTTGACGTCTACTCGTCACCTCCTCCGAGTTCCGGTGGTATTGCCGTCGGCCAGATCCTCACGCTCCTCGAACCGTACGACTTCTCCCGGTACAATCCGGCGTCGCCCGAGTACATGCACTTGTTCTGTGAGGCCTCGCGACTCGTCTTTGCCGACCGTGCCGAGCACCTCGGGGATCCGGGATTCTATGACGTCCCCGAGGGCCTTGTAAGCGAGGCCTACCTGGCCGCCCGACGCGAGCTGATCCAGGCCGGGCGTGCCGGATCGTCGCAGAACGTTGCGGCCGGACGCCCCCCGCACGGTGAGTCCGATGAGACGACGCACTATTCAGTATGTGACGGCGATGGTAACATGGTGGCGGTCACGACGACAATAAACACGAGCTTTGGGTCGAAGCTGGTGGTTGAAGGGGCCGGGTTTCTGCTCAACAACGAAATGGACGACTTCGCAATCAAGCCCGGCTTCGCCAATACCTACGGACTGGTCGGCAGCGAAGCGAACAAGATCGAGCCGGGCAAGCGGATGCTGTCGTCAATGGCCCCTACGCTGGTGCTCAGGCAGGGCGAGCCGTTCCTGATCACGGGTTCGCCGGGGGGCTCGAGAATCATCACCACGGTGGCGCAGAGCATATTGAACTACACGCGATTCGGGCTGCCGCTGGCCGATGCGATCGCGCGGCCGCGCTTCCACCATCAATGGTTGCCGGACGTCGTTTACCTGGAGGAGGGCGGGTATGACGTCGCGGTCATGCAGACGTTGATCAAGTATGGGCATAATCTCGAAGAGCGGTCGGCGTACGGCGACCTGCAGATGATAGCGGTGGATGCCGGCGGTTTTATGCAGGCGGCGTCGGATC